In bacterium, the genomic window GCTCGACGAGGAGAACTGGCGCCACGTCGCGTTTATCGACAAGGTTCCCGAGGCTCCCGCGACCACGGGCAACGGGGCGGCGTGGCTGATGTTCTCGGATGTGTGCAAGCACTGCAAACACGCCAGCTGTTTGGAAGTGTGCCCCACAGGGGCGATCATCCGGACCGAGTTCGACACGGTGTTCATCCAGCAAGATGTCTGTAATGGCTGTCGGGACTGCATCTCCGCCTGCCCCTTCGGCGTGATCGGGTTCAACGAGCTGTCGGGCACCGTGCACAAGTGCACCTTCTGCTACGATCGACTGCAAAGTGGCCTGATGCCGGCCTGCGCCAAGGTCTGCCCAACCCAGGCGATTCAGTTCGGGCCGCTGAGTGAGATGCAGAAGAAGGCCGATGCGCGGCTGGGGACCCTCCGTGCCCAAGGTAATACGCAGGCTAGTCTCTACGGTCGGGACGACAAGATCTACGGGGGCCTCAACGCGTTCTTCCTGCTCATGGACAAGCCGGAGGTCTACGGACTCCCCAACGCGCAGAATGCGGTCCTCCCGCGGCGCAACAACCGGATGAGCTATCTCGGCATCGTCGTGACCGCCGCCCTCAGC contains:
- a CDS encoding 4Fe-4S dicluster domain-containing protein, with protein sequence MPEAVGFFTDTSVCIGCKACEVACKEWNQLKGNKPVFLDSFDNTGKLDEENWRHVAFIDKVPEAPATTGNGAAWLMFSDVCKHCKHASCLEVCPTGAIIRTEFDTVFIQQDVCNGCRDCISACPFGVIGFNELSGTVHKCTFCYDRLQSGLMPACAKVCPTQAIQFGPLSEMQKKADARLGTLRAQGNTQASLYGRDDKIYGGLNAFFLLMDKPEVYGLPNAQNAVLPRRNNRMSYLGIVVTAALSMVAGLVAFRDRGEARRAEEAARQTDTTKRS